One genomic region from Antedon mediterranea chromosome 3, ecAntMedi1.1, whole genome shotgun sequence encodes:
- the LOC140045177 gene encoding receptor-transporting protein 3-like isoform X2 has translation MLLTNLVSCQSVSGMDYITQYTDTNDNLYDYLPFDRMDEIWHGEFAKVFSPFLPHIWYLVPTPGSPSPRWKRFKDSAKVRFCCQTCGHGWTSMKGRVVFWYFLNYPYYEGFVHFKLYGQQCQRCNNGMYETAMWYPEEVNKVLCNLYNRIGQAYYGFVKPPMRYDRRAGKPRTQHNAALCQACQDGECDSRPRTTTNPVASGVVSTTGGGTTTPQAPPPPPPPPTTTVIQTTPPPKTTTIRA, from the exons ATGCTTCTAACAAACTTAGTTAGCTGTCAAAGTGTTAGCGGCATGGATTACATTACCCAATACACGGACACAAATGacaatctttatgattatttaccattTGACAG GATGGATGAGATCTGGCATGGAGAATTTGCCAAAGTGTTTTCTCCTTTCCTCCCGCACATATGGTACTTGGTACCGACGCCAGGCTCCCCTAGTCCGAGGTGGAAACGCTTTAAAGATAGTGCGAAAGTTCGTTTCTGTTGCCAG ACATGTGGCCACGGATGGACTTCCATGAAAGGTCGTGTTGTATTCTGGTATTTTCTTAATTATCCTTATTATGAAGGATTTGTACATTTTAAACTGTATGGCCAGCAATGTCAAAGGTGCAATAACGGAATGTATGAGACCGCCATGTGGTATCCAGAAGAAGTCAACAAGGTTTTATGTAATCTGTACAACAGGATTGGCCAG GCCTATTATGGGTTTGTAAAACCTCCGATGAGATATGATCGTAGGGCAGGCAAACCCCGTACACAGCACAACGCCGCACTTTGCCAGGCCTGTCAAGACGGGGAATGTGACAGCCGTCCTCGAACTACTACGAACCCAGTAGCAAGCGGTGTAGTTAGTACTACCGGTGGAGGAACCACTACTCCACAagcaccaccaccaccaccgccGCCGCCTACAACGACAGTCATACAAACCACTCCACCTCCAAAGACGACGACGATACGAGCCTAA
- the LOC140045177 gene encoding receptor-transporting protein 3-like isoform X1, with the protein MYNRPGHGAAVQRVYRNDLPKYVIDAMGYNQMKMDGLVAPDLEMMDEIWHGEFAKVFSPFLPHIWYLVPTPGSPSPRWKRFKDSAKVRFCCQTCGHGWTSMKGRVVFWYFLNYPYYEGFVHFKLYGQQCQRCNNGMYETAMWYPEEVNKVLCNLYNRIGQAYYGFVKPPMRYDRRAGKPRTQHNAALCQACQDGECDSRPRTTTNPVASGVVSTTGGGTTTPQAPPPPPPPPTTTVIQTTPPPKTTTIRA; encoded by the exons ATGTACAATAGGCCAGGCCATGGAGCTGCGGTACAGCGTGTTTATCGAAATGATCTACCGAAATATGTTATCGATGCTATGGGGTATAACCAAATGAAGATGGATGGGTTGGTGGCGCCGGATCTGGAAAT GATGGATGAGATCTGGCATGGAGAATTTGCCAAAGTGTTTTCTCCTTTCCTCCCGCACATATGGTACTTGGTACCGACGCCAGGCTCCCCTAGTCCGAGGTGGAAACGCTTTAAAGATAGTGCGAAAGTTCGTTTCTGTTGCCAG ACATGTGGCCACGGATGGACTTCCATGAAAGGTCGTGTTGTATTCTGGTATTTTCTTAATTATCCTTATTATGAAGGATTTGTACATTTTAAACTGTATGGCCAGCAATGTCAAAGGTGCAATAACGGAATGTATGAGACCGCCATGTGGTATCCAGAAGAAGTCAACAAGGTTTTATGTAATCTGTACAACAGGATTGGCCAG GCCTATTATGGGTTTGTAAAACCTCCGATGAGATATGATCGTAGGGCAGGCAAACCCCGTACACAGCACAACGCCGCACTTTGCCAGGCCTGTCAAGACGGGGAATGTGACAGCCGTCCTCGAACTACTACGAACCCAGTAGCAAGCGGTGTAGTTAGTACTACCGGTGGAGGAACCACTACTCCACAagcaccaccaccaccaccgccGCCGCCTACAACGACAGTCATACAAACCACTCCACCTCCAAAGACGACGACGATACGAGCCTAA